The Roseofilum capinflatum BLCC-M114 genome includes a window with the following:
- the pbpC gene encoding penicillin-binding protein 1C: MQYFRKLWHGKYKLSLRILVGVILLCLTLRSVPYLIPIRAQDIAQTDGALTFEDRHGLPLGTLLTRDQDHTMVVPLDEMSPYFIQAIIAAEDKRYYQHGSVDFIAVSRAILEALQAREIVSGASTITMQLARMLHPTPRTLPHKVGEIWTSWRLSAGMDKDTVLAAYINRLPMGSNLYGVEAAARSYFGLPAAELNLAQATLLASLPNDPIDLDPYHHWQALKTRQRYVLDRMVADKMITELDAERAYSEQVYLRSRQQGILAAPHFLFWVAQQLPSTQGGTIRTTLDSSLQQFVATQVQQVVDALAPQQVHHAAALVIDNHTGEVLAYVGSPNYFNDSQQGQNDGVQALRQPGSTLKPFLYQLALEQQLIRPQTILADVPTTYAIPGAKLYKPVDYSETFLGPVRVRLALANSLNVPAVRVLEEVGVPVFLNHLRELGFTHLTHEPEYYGLGLTLGSGEVSLWELARAYLRLAHHGKAVPLVTYFGEETEAGETPTETTSWELVREMLGDRHARATSFGVDSVLNLPFPAAVKTGTSSDYRDTWTVGFSTDYTVATWVGNFDGTAMQQVSGVMGAAPLWHRIMQQLHESREPADFAPPSGLVQHPICAVTGQIIGDNLSQFQPDVGAGSPAILLRDENVNKPAPICPSAIVLEYLYPQDIQKSHSQNQPLELPPEYNEWLSQQPQNQWQGNLRIVFPANDDYFLLAPQAEQDNRLEFKLAGKLEEPVEWWLNGDKIATTTTNSLFWQMKLGSWELEVKTAGGEERDRIIFQVQEAPQKRTRRGFSIAD, translated from the coding sequence TGGAAAATATAAACTCTCCCTCCGCATCCTCGTCGGTGTAATTTTACTCTGCTTAACTCTCCGCTCTGTACCCTATCTCATCCCCATTCGCGCCCAAGATATCGCCCAAACCGATGGCGCACTCACCTTTGAAGACCGCCATGGACTGCCCTTGGGAACCTTGCTCACCCGCGACCAAGACCATACCATGGTGGTTCCCCTGGATGAGATGTCCCCCTACTTTATTCAAGCGATTATTGCGGCGGAAGATAAGCGCTATTATCAACATGGTTCGGTGGATTTTATTGCGGTTTCTCGTGCTATTTTAGAAGCGCTTCAAGCGAGAGAAATTGTGAGCGGAGCTTCTACTATTACGATGCAACTGGCGCGGATGCTCCATCCTACTCCCCGCACTCTCCCCCATAAAGTGGGTGAAATTTGGACATCTTGGCGCTTAAGTGCGGGAATGGATAAGGATACAGTTCTAGCGGCTTATATTAACCGCTTGCCCATGGGGAGTAATCTTTATGGGGTGGAAGCGGCGGCTCGGAGCTATTTTGGGCTTCCGGCTGCGGAGTTAAATCTGGCACAGGCGACCCTACTTGCATCCCTGCCGAATGACCCCATCGACCTCGACCCCTACCACCATTGGCAAGCGCTGAAAACTCGGCAGCGTTATGTTTTAGACCGGATGGTGGCGGATAAAATGATTACGGAATTAGACGCAGAACGGGCTTATAGTGAACAAGTTTATCTGCGATCGCGACAACAGGGAATTCTCGCCGCTCCCCATTTCCTCTTCTGGGTTGCCCAGCAGCTCCCCAGCACCCAGGGGGGAACCATCCGCACCACCCTCGATAGCTCCCTCCAGCAGTTTGTCGCCACCCAAGTGCAGCAAGTGGTTGACGCTCTTGCCCCCCAACAAGTCCACCATGCAGCCGCCCTAGTCATCGATAATCATACCGGGGAAGTCCTCGCCTATGTGGGGTCTCCCAACTACTTTAACGACAGCCAACAGGGGCAAAATGATGGGGTGCAAGCCTTGCGCCAACCGGGTTCAACCCTGAAGCCCTTCCTCTACCAACTGGCGCTAGAACAACAGCTTATCCGTCCCCAAACCATCTTGGCGGACGTGCCCACTACTTACGCTATTCCTGGAGCGAAACTATACAAACCGGTGGACTATAGCGAAACCTTTTTAGGGCCGGTGCGGGTGCGTTTAGCTCTGGCTAATTCTCTGAATGTGCCTGCCGTGCGCGTCCTGGAAGAAGTGGGGGTTCCCGTGTTCCTCAATCACTTGCGGGAACTGGGATTTACCCATCTGACCCATGAGCCAGAATACTATGGTTTAGGCTTAACTTTGGGCAGTGGGGAGGTCAGTTTGTGGGAGTTGGCGAGGGCTTATTTGCGATTGGCCCATCATGGTAAAGCTGTGCCTTTAGTCACCTATTTTGGCGAAGAAACAGAAGCAGGAGAAACGCCCACAGAGACCACTTCTTGGGAACTGGTGCGGGAGATGCTCGGCGATCGCCATGCCCGTGCCACCAGTTTTGGGGTAGACTCTGTATTAAACTTGCCCTTTCCTGCGGCCGTCAAAACCGGCACATCCTCCGACTATCGCGATACCTGGACAGTCGGCTTTAGCACCGATTATACCGTCGCCACCTGGGTGGGCAACTTCGACGGAACCGCCATGCAGCAAGTCTCCGGAGTCATGGGTGCAGCTCCCCTCTGGCATCGAATTATGCAACAGTTACACGAAAGCAGAGAACCCGCCGATTTTGCCCCCCCATCGGGTTTAGTTCAGCACCCCATTTGTGCCGTTACCGGACAAATTATTGGGGATAATTTATCCCAATTTCAACCCGATGTAGGGGCAGGTTCACCAGCCATTTTGTTGAGAGACGAAAATGTAAATAAACCCGCCCCTATCTGTCCTTCTGCTATCGTTTTAGAATATCTTTATCCTCAAGACATCCAAAAATCACATTCCCAAAACCAGCCCCTAGAACTACCTCCAGAATATAATGAATGGCTCTCCCAACAGCCCCAAAACCAATGGCAAGGAAACCTAAGAATTGTCTTTCCTGCAAACGATGATTATTTCTTGCTTGCTCCCCAAGCAGAACAGGACAATCGCCTAGAATTCAAACTAGCCGGTAAACTCGAAGAACCGGTAGAATGGTGGTTAAATGGGGATAAAATCGCCACAACTACAACCAATTCCTTATTTTGGCAGATGAAACTGGGCAGTTGGGAACTAGAGGTAAAAACAGCAGGAGGGGAAGAGCGCGATCGGATCATTTTCCAAGTGCAGGAAGCACCCCAAAAACGAACCCGTCGAGGATTTTCCATTGCCGATTAA